The proteins below are encoded in one region of Sphaerodactylus townsendi isolate TG3544 linkage group LG06, MPM_Stown_v2.3, whole genome shotgun sequence:
- the LOC125434981 gene encoding FXYD domain-containing ion transport regulator 3-like — MKLTTTEILLLMLTGFPLLEANDPTDKSSPFYYDYHALRVGGMIFAGVLCFIGIAILISGKCKCKKKRSVQALVPVKSSAAGGSTEC, encoded by the exons ATGAAGCTCACGACCACAGAGATCCTGCTGCTCATGTTGACTG GCTTCCCTCTCTTGGAGGCAAACGATCCTACAG aTAAAAGTAGTCCCTTCTATTATG ACTACCATGCCCTTCGGGTCGGAGGCATGATCTTTGCTGGCGTCCTCTGTTTTATCGGAATAGCTATCCTGATCA GTggaaaatgcaaatgcaaaaagaaaagaag TGTCCAGGCCCTGGTTCCTGTAAAGAGTAGCGCTGCAG GTGGCAGCACTGAGTGCTGA